The Phacochoerus africanus isolate WHEZ1 chromosome X, ROS_Pafr_v1, whole genome shotgun sequence genome has a segment encoding these proteins:
- the LOC125118517 gene encoding EKC/KEOPS complex subunit LAGE3-like, translating into MQAPDDGEGGAGTPNGPGGCAGLGGWEGEGEEGAVAGAAPQVQGASLAPAPGAEASSPGATPGSPPLEFALTVPFLSYTDAEVARRYLCAGADLYHGAVQRELTVIGSDLVIRLTSEDSGLLQISTASLLSRLSVVVQTMQHFVPPVFVKPRPGKGG; encoded by the exons ATGCAGGCCCCGGACGATGGCGAGGGCGGCGCAGGGACACCCAATGGCCCTGGAGGCTGCGCAGGCCTTGGCGGCTGGGAGGGTGAAGGAGAGGAGGGCGCTGTGGCCGGTGCAGCTCCCCAGGTCCAAGGGGCGTCGCTTGCCCCTGCGCCGGGTGCAGAGGCCTCTTCCCCTGGTGCGACCCCTGGAAGCCCGCCGCTGGAGTT CGCCCTCACGGTGCCCTTCCTGTCCTACACGGATGCGGAGGTGGCTCGCAGGTACCTGTGCGCAGGTGCTGACCTCTACCACGGGGCTGTGCAGAGGGAGCTCACAGTGATTGGCAGTGACCTGGTTAT CCGATTAACGTCTGAAGACTCCGGCCTCCTGCAAATCTCCACCGCCTCCTTGCTCAGCAGgctttccgtcgtggtgcagaccATGCAGCACTTCGTGCCTCCGGTGTTTGTTAAGCCTCGGCCTGGAAAGGGGGGTTGA